CAGATAGTTGTATTTGGATGCATTTGTAATGattatacatttacacagcCTTGTCTCATATAAATCCCGTTCCAATACAACAAAACCAAATTACGTTTCAAGTAAAACTAATTGTGACCGGGATAACGTTTGTCTTTGACTCATCACAAATACGTTTGTAAGTCCGCAGAAGTAGTGTGAAACCATGAGTCAGCattgacttttaaaaaaagaatatccCAAAGTTAAAACACCTATTTTAAGTCAAACCATGATTtgtgttagttttttttttgtttcaatttataATGTAAACCTTggtttaaaactgcaactgtAATGCAGTTTAGTAGGAATGTGATTTTGTATGAGACAGGGTTGTGTGGACTGTCCTGATTCTGAATGTTATATTCTGAAAAGCcagacaaatgttttttaaatcagtatgttttaatgttggtattgcaaaaaaaaagtctgtCTAATCTATTTAGGGCAGTGTCATTTGTAATGACAACTGGAAAGGTAGGTAAGGAAAGTTTGTCGATTGAGAATCACGCATCTGGAAGAGCAGAGAATCACCTTCAGAAGAAGACACCTTCTACAccagtttctgttttgttttgttttctgtcttgtgcaataaaatgtaataaaatgttaaaataagaagtgtcttctttttcttgttgAAAACACACCGGACATATTCCAGGGATTTgtaaaggttttattttctttacaaaaaaagtatttacaaGAGCACGCACATCCAGACGATAAATGTGAGGTGCTGGACAGAAGAACATGTATAAGATGAACATTTCTTGAGCACAAACTCAACATTTTAAGCAAGAGAGAGCACACTAGACTGAAACAGGAGGGGATATGCAGTAGATCTgacctcttttttttatagtatATTCTTAATTAAGTATTTATGTcttaataaaaaggaaaaatacattCTGTTTTAAGCAATAACAATTGTAGAGGAGTTATATCAATAGGTTTCAAAATGTGGAAGAAGCTTGGGCCGCCAAGACATAAAGAGGGGGCCCCCAGAGCAAAATCTCACCCAAGAcccaaaaaaaagtaaagactGGCAGTGTCCCACATTTTCGCTTAATGTGCCAGCACAGTTGAAGAAGCTTCCTGTGTCCCTCCACTTAttcctttgtgtttttcattcattctgtgTCTTACCTCTGCTGGAGAGCATTTTATTACCGTCACAGATAATATCATTTAAATCTACATTCTCCCCCATGTCATTGTTTAAACCAGACATGGTAGAAAAAAGAACTTGTGCTCTTAATTTCACACATATTCAGAATATGAAGCCCAATCGTCTGCATATagcctacagtatatatatttttctaattaGTTGAGGATTTTCAGATTAACATTTAAATCCATGTCCAGCTTTTGACCCTCCAAGGGTGTCACACATCTGTCAAGTGGATTCCCTCTCCATCAACATGACCCTGTCTTTGAGTCTGCATCATCCCATTAACTTCTGCCGGGCAGtctttatctttatacatgCAGATTATGAGTTTAAACTGGAGGATGGATGAAGTAATTATTTGCTTTTTAAGCAAGGTCAGCATGGTGACTCAATATGGAAACCCAATATGCACCGGTCACTTTgttaacagacagacagaatgtgCGGAGGCTGCCAGACACAAAAGCATGCACGTTGGAAGAAAGTACTTTCTTTTGTCTAGTCTTAGCAATTAAAACTCCCATTTCCATTTATAAAGTGCGCAATAATGGCGAGAGCAATTAAAACTGAATATGTGAGATCACTGAGATAATGAAAAGGCAAAAGCGTGGCGCTTTTGTTTGGCAAAAAAGCCCTTGTAACTGTTTTTTTCCTTTAGCTTAACATGAAATCCATTTCCATTAACTTCTCATTAGAAAAGACACTTGTGCTACAGTGCTAATGATCCAaccatgttgttttgtgtctcatttaAACTGAATTATACATCAAGAATCATGTTGTAGTTTTGAATTAGAGGCACTTGATATAGCTTTCCTGAATATGGCAGTGAaaatgtgaagactttctgctgacctgacgtcaatggggaggtcgttccaccattttggagacAGAATGGCAAGCAGGCGGGTTTTTGTTGAGGGGTACCTGGGtatgagggagtagcgagccgattggctgatgcagagcgaagtgaacacACTGGGGTGTATGggttgaccatggcctggatgtagggaAGGGGCTGATACATTCACAGCACgataggccagcaccagagtcttgaagcagattggGGCCGCTccctggtagccagtgaagagAGCGTCACTCCATGTACTTCAAGTTTAACTAATGTTTCTTTAATTAGACTCTGATGTTTACTCTCCTCCCCCACCTCTCATACACACTTTTTTCTAAAACTGCGTTAAAACATCCATTGAATGTACAGGAAGTGCATGTGGAAATAACGGAAGAGTTTAACCAGTATGTCAGCAATTTAATTGGGCAGATGTTGACTTTTTAGATATATTTTTCTTGACTTAATGTCTCAGAGGTTTATGACAACGAAATATTAAATAAGCGTTGATACCCACGgtaatacattttcaattttcaaaaatgttcatCAAAACCGtgacatactgtaaatgttgttttgtaggATTATCAAAAATCTAATTGGTCAAGTTTCTTGCACCTCAATGCTGATGGTGGTGGCGGCCTTCGAGTATCCAAATGTACGTGAGAGAACCTGCAAGTGTTCGTTTGTTTGCCTGCACAAGAGCcttaccatcatcatcatcatcatcatcatcatcatcatcatcatcatcatcatcgtcatcgtcatcgtcatcatcatcatcatcatcttcatcttcaggtCGACCCAGAGTGAGATCAGCCAGGTGTGCGTTCTATAGACTCTCAACGGGGCAAAAGAACGATAGCAACCGCACTGCAAAACTCATGATGCGGCAGTCTGCTTAATGTGAGATATCACCATCAACAGCACTCAGCGTTATCTCACACCTGCCTCATCAGGACCACAGTGGAAGAGGAGCACAGTGGAAGAGGAGCACAGTGGAAGAGGAGCACAGTGGAAGGCTGGAAATGGTAGATAATTTAACTTGGCAAGAtgccacattttttttttgctgaaaaGGAGTTTGACTAAAGGCATTTATGTTTGGTAGAATGGTGTTGTCTCCATACTTCGAGGGTCGAACTTTCTTTTACCTCTGAGACTCAGATCTGGGTCACAACACttgtgacatgtttttatttttttggtttctTGGGATGTATCCCCAAAACCTCGTCCCTCCCTGAGAAGAAACGTTCCTCTGAAATGCGTCTGTGATCTTAGGTAGTGGAAGTTTATTAGGCATGAGAAATGTCTTTAGATCTAAAGCACTGGAGGTGCTCCTTGTTCTTTGAAGGGTTTATAACAGCAGGAAAAGCAAACAATTCTCCAACTCCACTTTTAATTTCTGTCCctttcccttctcctccctctgtttcccCCTCTAAAACATCCACTAATAATCATCTCTGTGCCTCATTAAGAAGCGGAGGAGTAGAGAGGCACAGGCTGCTCCAGATGTTTGGTGGAAAACCCCTGAGGTCCAGCGTCAGTGTCAAGGagtttgtgtgtatctgtctgttgtAATATGCACTATCaagtgtgcatgagtgtgtgcatgtgtgtgtgtgtgtgtgtgtgtgtgtgtgtgtgtgtgtgtgtatgcaacaCCGCTATAAGTCTGTACTGTATACGTTTGATACTTCCTGCACTGTCTCCAGGCATCACTATGAGTGTTCCACTGCCCCACATTTCAACAGCAGACAGAGGCAGCCAGGGACAAGATTTCCTCTATGAAAACACTAGATGGAGATGTGGACTAACTCTGCCATCTCTGCACCATTTTATAATCAGTCTCTTTGTCTGCTGGTGTTGTGACAATGAGCGATCTGTCAGTCGAGATATGCAGGTGGCAGTTGGATTTGAATGATGATATTGGGATGATGTATTAAAATGTGGCCATTCTTATTATGGATATTGATGGGCACAGCTGAGCTCGTCTGAATTAAGCTAAACTCCAAATGTTTTATAAGTGCTTTTCTTTCAAAACGCTGTCCCACTTCTATGTTGTCTAATCGCATCATCAGCTTGCGACTGAATAATTCACACTCCCTTTGTGAAATCAAAGCGAATGAAACATGAGTGAAAATGGTGAGACTGTTACTCTCTCCGAGGTCTCATCAGATGTGGCACCTGGCAACCAGCATGCAGGGAGGGAgcgggaaaataaataataaatctttCTGTTGTCTTTCCTAAACATTTACCTTTCGACAGATCCCACAGTGGGGCATATGCACACTGATTATGatttttggattttggattttttGAGATAAATgaatgacagaaaatatatcTATCTGATGCAGACATtgaagcaaatatatatataacaacttTATCTTACATAAATGAACAGAACTAGCCAGTTTTAGTGGCGTTGAATCCTGTTTCACAAAGACATTTGGACtttaggaaaagcacaggtgtaaataatacaataaataacgGCTTCAGTTTTGAGGTCCTGGCATTGTACATACTGACGTGAATAGAACacagccattgttaatgttattagatgttattagtaacacctgtgcttttcctactaagACCAGCTATTAGTGTGACTACATGATGGATTGGTGTTGATGTGTGGGGATGGAAATGGGAGGGCTATTTTcagtagacgtgtgtgtgtgtgtgtgtgtgtgtgtgtgtgtgtgtgtgtgtgtgtgtgtgtgtgtgtgtgtgtgtgtgccagctcaACAGCGCTGAGTTCATTTATGATCTAATTAGCTTttatagaaacacattttacaccTCTGCAGCAAATTCATATGAGTCTCCACCTTATTAATATTCACAATAATGACTGAATGTGAGAAGGGAGGTCAGTTTCTCCAcatatcagacacacacatctggatgaACAAGGCAACAACAAGCAGCAAACAAGCCAGGTGTCAATTTTAGCTGAAAAATAGTGGTGAGTGACAATTACATGTTATTGTTGTAACTCCACAGGGATGAGTTTGTgaaattgtgtgttttaaaatggaGTTGGCTctcttatttaaataattaaagcccatttgcatgtttttatgtcAGTCCTTTTAATAACCTGTTCTTCTTTGGCTTGACATGTTTGTCAGTGTAATTTGTTACTGCAGTTAACTGGAATTACTCTTTATATTTTTGGATCACTTTCTCATTCTGTGCAACCTGGATATAAGTGTTCTTCTTGACTCAACCAGACTGATGATCTCTGGCAAGGGGGAAAAGATGTGCCTGAGCCAGAATGGGCAGTCACTTTCATGAGGAAGGGCAACTGAGCTAGTGGCACTGGTGCTTAAGTGCACCTTGAGGCTGTTAGGAAGAAACCTCTACACTGAAGTCCTAGAGCTGGCAAGAAGCGCCAGCCATGATAACAAGAAGCCTTGCATTGCTCCTCACCACATCTTGTTGGCAGGCAAAAATGGGAACTAACAAACTCCTGACAGACGATTCAACATCCAGGCCAACCCTATCCGCAGGAGGACCAAAGCATTAAAGGATGATAGTTAGGCTCAAAATGTTCAGCCTCAAGAGTTTTTGTTGTCAATGGAGAACTCTTACACATtgcaaaatacaatatttactttCAAAGAACGGTATCATTATGTTCTCATTGAACAGGGAAGAAAGAAGGGAACCAAAAGGCTATCCTATAAATATGCTCAAGAGTTAGAAGTTGCATTTTGACATTGCAACCATGGAAAAGGCTGAGTTTACAAGCCACACTAACACGATGAGAGTAGGCTCTATCAAGAACTGAAACATCATATGCTGTGTAATTTACTTTAAGTAGAAGCACAGTTGCTTTTATTACAGATGGTAGGGATGTATAATTTACAGCAGGTCAAACTGACAACCATGTCATGTCACTGTCCTCGCCAACAGGTGGCAGCAAACTGCTCAACTCAGGGAGCATCATTGAAACTGTCATCAATGTACAACAACACTTTTCAACACAAAAGTGTTTTCTAtctgttgctttctttttttactgtagCCATCTTTAATCTTTATCGCAAGGTTAAAAAAGACTGAATCTCTTGTTTTAAAGGTGACAGTCTGAAATGCACCTGACTTTGAATAGCACCTGTTGCTCAAAGATGACCTGCAGATGACATTGTTCACACAGGGTTTGATACAACCTGCTCCTTCATGTTAAAGTAGCCAATTGTATGACTGTAAGGGGATGTACAGTAGCAAACAGAGGGGGGTTTGCATTTATACAATTTAAAACGTGATTGATATGTTAAAAGGGTGATTCCACCATTTTCTAAGTATTtcaaatattgattattttaaggccaacaaataaacaatttgaTTTCATGTTTTGCTCCTGCTAGTGTGGAGCACGTTTTGAAGCATATTTTAGACTTTCATGATGTgagttcatatatatatatatatatatatatatatatatatatatatataattgagcAGTTAACTGAATGAATACAATGTTTTAAACTTTTAGACGAGTAGTCAAATGTTTTTGAGCAGAAGGACATCTCACCTAAGTATTTCCAAAATCCTGGCCACAGCCCTAAACTCTGACAGGCAGTCCTGAAGTCAGAGGTCTCTGAATTATAAGATCTTTATATGACCCACAGTAGCATATGAGTGTATTAACGTTTTATGAATGAGTGGGAATAGAGCCATCATGGCTGTGTTAGTGCCTTGCTAAACTCCCCTGCTCCACGCAGGCCCTTCCCCGGTGGGCGTGAGTAAATTGCCACAGCCCTCTCTAAATATAACTCCCCtccaaaacagaaagagagagaaggagggaaaggaTTACTCACCCAATCAGAAGCGCTCTGAAAACTTGTCAGAGaagagtttttttcttttcttttttaggatacagtgtgtttgtctcttacCGTTTTGATCCATTTTGTGGCCCCGGGTGGTGCTGGTGGAGCGCGCAGCAGGAGGTGCATTGTCTGTATGCAAACTGGACGACATGGCTATTGTATGCGTTTGGGCATATATGGAGGCACCGATGGCTCGGAGGATACAGCCCGTCTGAAGTCTCAGGAGTGGAGAGTGAGTCGCCCTCGGCTGTGTTGTGCGCGTTTCACTTTTTTCATCAATAACCGCTCGGGTCCGTCGTTATGAGTTGCCTGGATGTGATGTACCACCAAAGCTATGGAGCGCACTACCTCCCGGCGTACAAAGCGACGTACTATAACCACCATCACCAGCAACAACAGGTGAGACATAACGTCGTACCTACAGAGTGACACAAACTTACACAGAgattgttgtattattattttaagtagAGGGCATTTCAAGAGTTCATGTTCCCCTGGATGAAGTGTGAATTCTGTGTGTCCAAAACTCAAATAGCAACTTACTGTAAAagcaatagttatttatgatactaaagaaaaaaagtacTTCAGAACAATTGGGTGTAAGTTTACTTTGGGGATACCATAAAGTTGGAGAATGTCACCTCCCCTAAAAtccaaaaagtatttttagactTTCACAAACCTTTCATTTTTACTCAGTAAGGCTTTTCTTTGTTGCCTGACTTCTCTTCAGGACACCACCTCAACCTTTCTCTacgcctcacacacacatctcttaaCTTCAATTTaagttttaaatgattaaattccAGCCTGATGCTTGCTATTCGCCTCAGGTCAGGCGTAATGACACGGAACTATTAATCCTGCGGTCAAATGGTGATGTAATGACAGCTGGTCAGTCACTCAGGAATGTGGATGAGGCACACTGAGCTTTACAAATAGTTGGAATGCAGTATGGGAAAAAGGAAACTCATTTTCACACAGCCCCCAAGCTGCTCCCAGATAAAAGAATTACTGGTATGAtggtttattaatgtttttattgtgcgGAAAACAGCACCACCACCATGTGTAATAACATGAGGTTATTTATTCTATGTCTATAGAATAAACACATAGAAATGGATTACTCTTAAATAGTATTTAGGCTCTTTTCTATTCAAATCTAGTTTTTTCCTTCTGTAAattaatctctctctttctctctcttctgtcagaGGAGGCTGAGTGTTTACAGTAAGATGCAGGAGTGtatggagcagcagcagcagcagcaaggaggaggaagagggatgcTTTCCAGGGAACAGGGCCTCCGGCAGGGTCCTATAGCACTAGGAACCGAATCAGGCCATAGAGCCACATCCGACTCAGAGCTAAAGGATGGTCATCAACCAGCAGAGGCAGAGTACTTGAGCTCCCGGTGTGTTTTGTTCACCTACTTCCAAGGCGAAATTGGGGACGTGGTTGACGAGCACTTCTCCCGAGCTCTCAGTCAGTCCAGCACCTTCAACAGCGAAACCAAACCGATCCGAGTGACTCAGCCGTCAGCCACTGGAGGCTTATGGAAAGGTGAGAGGGGACAACAGATCTGAAATAGTTCTCAAACAGCAAAGTACATAGCCTAGCTGTTGAATGTCATCCTTGGTTAACTATAAATCTTAAAAACACTGGAATAATTTGTTTGTGGCAGCGTGTTGAAGCATAACGTCTGTGTGACATGTTTGTTTCAGATGGTGGGTCTCTCTCTGAGGGTCAGAGCAGCTCTGTGTGGAACAACACGTATCCATCCCAGGCCAGTCCTTGCCTCCcatctgtttctgtctcagtCCACCCAGATTTCTCCTCCAGCCCTGTTTCCTTCAACCCCCCGGATGGAGCTCTGTGGGCCGACCACGTACTCTCCCAGGCCAGCCTCCCGTCTGCCGCTGCCCTCCCCGATAGCTGGACCTACAGCCTGAACCCCCAGAGCACAAGTGGTTACCCCAATGTTCACAATGTCTATCACGCTCACCCCCACATCCACACCCGGCACCACCACCCTATGCTCCATTCATACCCGACCCACAGCCCAACATTGGATCCTAGGTTCaatcctctgctgctgcctgctgttAGGAACCAGAACCAGTCGACCACCAGCATAGCGAGTTCCCCGCACAGCGAGGGGGTGAAGACGGAGATGGAGCCCAGCAGCAACAGCCCCATCCCGGCTACCTCTGTCACCTGGACTCCCTCGGCCCTCCATGGATCCTTGGAAGCGTATGACTCAGGTAGATACAAAACCACTTATACCGCATTGACTTACAAGCATTTGTCAAACTTTATTCTAACTTGTACAGTAAGTGacactaaaacacaaatgtaatttgacctctttctctcctgcagctctTGATCAGACCAAAGCAAAGACGTCAGTTTGGTTCTAAGGAATGTACTGACAATAAGAAGGATTATCAACTTACACCAAAAAGGACCTACTATGTGGCTCTATAGATATATGGCTACAACACTAGCACTGTAATGTTCAATGAAGATAGAAGGCTTACTGTAGCTTAGACTATGAGTCCTGCACTGTCCACACAACTTATTATGGAGATGAACTCAGGCGTTTGGACTTAAATGACAGCGATCTACTGCTTTGGCTGTAGGTCAAGGCCCTGGAAGAACGATACAAACAGACTACTAGCTTTAAGAAATGGAGGACTCTTTTTCTCTGAAGGCAAAAAAACACCATTTCTCTTTCATGCAATGTGAGGCCAAGTGGTTCTGTTTCAAGAGCTTGATTTTGatccacattttgttttgtacagtaaatgtttctTGATGACTGTAAATGGgtttgtgtgtacagttttGCCATGCTAAGTTGTTGTTTGCTGGATGACTTTTGCTAAAATTCTTGCCTGAATGCTACTTTGCTATTTTTGCCTTAAGGGATTGTGTAGTGTAAATATTGGTACTGTATGTTTAAGTAATAAATTGGTGAACTGTATTTGCGAATGAAGGCTCTTTTTCCGACATAAACTTACTAATTTACCACAAAAATATGCAGAATTCAtgcaaaaatattcactttcaaGTAAATCTTGGAAGTATCTTGAGGATATTGAGCACATCACCTGAAATTTAAGTAAGAATATGTTCAATTCATTCAAGTTCCTGCTCCTAAGAGGCAGCAGGAACTCTTCACACATAACTTTCCCATTACATCTCATTCAATGATGGATGCTTCTTCTCTTATAAAATCAGAATAAAAGTAAATTCCCAAACAACATTGATGTGTAGTgttttgtcattaaaaaaacatattttggaaaGTGTAACCTCTTAGGACCTTTGTCATTATCTAAATGGTGGAATATTTCCCATCAAACAGCGGCAGACTCGTATCAGTCTCTTATCTAAGCTTACACATTGTGAGGGCAGACtgacaacaaaacaattcaagTGATGTGGCATCAAACAAGAATATTGATAAGTGAAGAAGGTTATTGTTTTCACCGGCAAATTCTTTACAGACATCCTCCAATAACTGCTGACTTTATTTTCAATGCTGCATCTAAAACCTAACTGACCTGGGCACTTGCTTAAAACACGAATACAGACATTATTGATTGTTGCAGAACTAAATATTAACGTTATTGTTTCAGGTACAAACCAGACCGGAGCAAAGGAAGTGGGTTACATTCCACAGACAGTTATTGTAAGATACCATGACATGTTTGTTGTCTgtttctacacaaacacacaagtgaaaacacacacacactgccagacTGAGAAGCACACACCAAAGAATGTATTTCCTGTCTGGACAGGAAGTTTGACAGAGAGTGGCAAACTACtcagacattaaaaaaactTGCACAAGGACAGATTTCAGGTACATTGGTAAGGTTGCTTTGGTTTTATACTGTTATAAATATCTCAtgcttaaaataaaattaaaatcacaTGCACTGAAACAGCCTGGAGATCAGTGtttgaatatgtattttaaagaatACAATTCATATTACAGGCTCAGTCCAGTACGAGGATCAGCAATATTTGTACCCAACCCGACATGatcaacagctgtgtgtgtgtgtgtgtgtgtgtgtgtgtgtgtgtgtgtgtgtgtgtgtgtgtgtgtgtgtagtgagcgGTCTGACCAGGTGGTATGATCAGCAGTAGCAGCCCACTAACATTCCAGCCTCTTCTCCCACGTCGACCATTCTCCGCTTAACAGCAGTACTCCAAATCTGGACCTCAGCAGCTGCAATTCCATCCAAAGTATCAACAGATATGCATCGAGTTGAAAAACCTGAGTGGAAAATGATTTAACAATGAGAAtttgttcattatttaaaataaaataataataataataataataataataataataataataataataataataataataataataataataataataataataataataataataataataatatgaaatgtTCGGAACCTCCTAAGTGGATCTGGTTGCATGGCACTTGATGATAAGATTTTACTGAACAATAAAGTGCAGTCCAATCCAGACTGGGGAGTGTTTTATTGGAGAAAATAAAGGTAATTGGAAATTAATTTGTATCATAACCTACAATATAGGCTCAGTCTTATTTTGCTAAAGTTTTGACAAGTGAATATCAAGCCTCTGTTCATTACAACTTTCCACAAATGTCAGACAATTTCCCTCCAATAAAGACTATAAGTTATTCAGTATTCTGCCAAATGTGTTATTGCAACATGTAAGTTGCTTTACTTTATTGCTATTAATATGAATCAATGGACAGCACTCGGTATGAAAATGATCTGACTCAGAAGTATAACAACAACCtgggaaaaaaagacatttaaacaataaataggTTGTTTATTCATGCTTGTTATAtcattacaaatgtttttaaaagttttttgtgAACATACATTTGATAATTTAACTTGATTAACACTTCAGCCATTAGAAATCATGTGATCCTCTTATCTAAGAACAATCAgagtaattaaaaaacaaattgacCTGAGCTTTACTGTTTAACGTCTTACTGTCACACAGAATGCAACGATGCTACCGAGCCCTGCACCTCTTCCAAAAAGTAATCCAGTTGTGGGTTGATCTCTCATGCAGTTGATGTGTGAAGACATAGCCACGTTTGCCCTGCTTGGGTTCATTTCAGCACTAAAGTAATAGTCTGCAATTTACATGTAAATAGAATGTATTAATTTAGAGAATGTGTCAGCAAACACACATCATTATACTGTAATTGTGATTAGAattgtataattattttttattttattatttatttccccttaatataattattatttatatgaataGTAATTGATTTTCAAcgtattattataatttgtgtCTGTTGGTTTTTAACATGCTTttttcttcattaaaaaaaatgctttcaGATTTAAGTCATACGCTAAGACatgctctttctttctttttatttatactgtatggAAAAGATGAGTTTGTATCTTGAACAAGGTAGATGTATGGACAAAAtgagtcaataaaaaaaatggttaaaaaaaggaaatctatCAGGGTATTTGATACATCAGGCTTCTGCCAATCTCAAAGCTCACAGAGGAGCAAGAGAATAAAAAAGACCGATCAAGAAGAAAACGTCGAAAAAGATGGAGAGATTTAGGAAGATTGTTCAGCTAAGtgcgtcctctcctctcctccggaGCTCctaat
This portion of the Cottoperca gobio chromosome 21, fCotGob3.1, whole genome shotgun sequence genome encodes:
- the vgll3 gene encoding transcription cofactor vestigial-like protein 3 — protein: MSCLDVMYHQSYGAHYLPAYKATYYNHHHQQQQRRLSVYSKMQECMEQQQQQQGGGRGMLSREQGLRQGPIALGTESGHRATSDSELKDGHQPAEAEYLSSRCVLFTYFQGEIGDVVDEHFSRALSQSSTFNSETKPIRVTQPSATGGLWKDGGSLSEGQSSSVWNNTYPSQASPCLPSVSVSVHPDFSSSPVSFNPPDGALWADHVLSQASLPSAAALPDSWTYSLNPQSTSGYPNVHNVYHAHPHIHTRHHHPMLHSYPTHSPTLDPRFNPLLLPAVRNQNQSTTSIASSPHSEGVKTEMEPSSNSPIPATSVTWTPSALHGSLEAYDSALDQTKAKTSVWF